A stretch of the Papaver somniferum cultivar HN1 chromosome 6, ASM357369v1, whole genome shotgun sequence genome encodes the following:
- the LOC113289150 gene encoding cyclin-D3-3-like, whose amino-acid sequence MSPSLPHQDSSVYYLDALYCQEEQAWEEEETKDNDENSSFIRNDNGFVLPAFLMEQDLFWENDELMSLFTKEKEMISDNLLSKLESDPNLVRARKESIQWMLKVNAHYSFSPLTAVLAVNFLDRFLSSFHFQNDKPWMTQLISVACITLAAKVEETQVPALLDFQVEDSKYVFEAKTIQRMELVILSSLHWKMNPVTPLSFLDHIIRRLGLKSNLHWEFMQRCQLLLLSIISDSRFVCYLPSVLAAATMLHVINRIEPCNAKEYHDQLMGVLQIDKDKVDECVELILECTAPSDYNVVNRKRKYESVPGSPNGVMDANFSSDSSNDSWIATESVAVASPKPSSFKKSRVQIQQLRLTSINRVAVELLTSPR is encoded by the exons ATGTCTCCATCACTACCACACCAAGATTCATCAGTTTATTATCTAGATGCTCTATACTGTCAAGAGGAACAAgcatgggaagaagaagaaacaaaagacaATGATGAAAACAGTAGTTTTATTAGGAATGATAATGGATTTGTTTTACCAGCTTTTTTAATGGAACAAGACTTGTTCTGGGAGAATGATGAACTTATGTCTCTTTTTACTAAAGAGAAAGAGATGATAAGTGATAATCTATTGAGTAAACTTGAATCAGATCCAAATCTTGTTAGAGCTAGGAAAGAATCTATTCAATGGATGCTGAAAGTTAATGCCCATTATTCATTCTCTCCTCTTACTGCTGTTCTTGCTGTCAACTTTCTTGATAGATTCTTATCAAGTTTCCATTTCCAGAATGATAAACCCTGGATGACTCAACTCATTTCTGTTGCTTGTATTACTTTAGCTGCCAaggttgaagaaactcaagtCCCAGCTCTATTAGATTTTCAA GTTGAGGATTCTAAGTATGTGTTTGAGGCAAAAACAATTCAAAGGATGGAACTTGTTATACTTTCTTCGTTGCATTGGAAGATGAACCCTGTAACTCCACTCTCATTTCTTGATCATATTATAAGAAGGCTTGGTTTGAAGAGTAATCTCCATTGGGAATTTATGCAGAGATGCCAACTTCTCCTCCTCTCTATAATTTCAG ATTCAAGATTTGTATGTTATCTTCCATCTGTACTAGCTGCTGCGACAATGCTGCATGTAATCAACCGCATTGAGCCTTGTAATGCGAAGGAATACCATGACCAGCTCATGGGTGTTCTTCAAATCGACAAG GACAAAGTTGATGAATGTGTTGAGCTAATCTTGGAATGCACAGCACCATCGGATTACAATGTGGTGAATCGCAAACGCAAGTATGAGTCTGTCCCGGGGAGTCCGAATGGTGTAATGGATGCAAATTTCAGCTCTGATAGTTCAAACGACTCATGGATTGCAACTGAATCAGTAGCTGTGGCATCTCCAAAACCTTCTTCTTTCAAGAAAAGCCGAGTTCAAATTCAACAATTGCGACTGACATCCATCAACCGTGTTGCTGTTGAGCTTCTCACTAGTCCTCGTTGA
- the LOC113291436 gene encoding uncharacterized protein LOC113291436, which produces MRKSDSDFKEFHLSAFARSGPAVSGIRPEEKEGIIVLSCYTQNDTLVFLDAKEEEVENLLIILQIFEAMTGLKVNLSKSSTLSVGADDKIQEMAEILNCGIEQLPLKYLGLQVGANSRNASIWDVVIEKFQKKLALWKRRFFTKAGRVTLIKSTLSSLPIYFLSIFTMPAKVEQKLTQIMRAFIWGSSIEKRKINWI; this is translated from the exons ATGAGGAAGAGTGATTCAGACTTCAAAGAGTTTCACTTATCTGCTTTTGCTCGCTCGGGTCCGGCGGTCTCCGGTATCCGTCCAGAGGAAAAAGAAGGCATTATTGTACTTTCATGCTATACGCAAA ATGATACTCTAGTGTTTCTAGATGCTAAAGAGGAAGAGGTTGAAAACCTTCTCATCATTTTACAGATATTTGAAGCAATGACAGGGCTGAAGGTGAATTTATCCAAAAGTTCAACCCTCAGTGTTGGAGCAGATGACAAAATTCAGGAAATGGCTGAGATTCTTAACTGTGGAATTGAACAATTACCTCTTAAATACCTTGGGCTTCAAGTAGGTGCCAATAGTAGAAATGCTTCAATATGGGATGTGGTTATAGAGAAATTCCAAAAAAAGTTGGCATTATGGAAGAGAAGGTTCTTCACAAAAGCTGGGAGGGTGACTTTGATAAAATCTACATTATCTAGTCTACCCATATATTTTCTCTCAATATTTACTATGCCAGCAAAGGTGGAGCAGAAACTGACTCAAATCATGAGAGCTTTTATCTggggatcttctattgaaaaaAGGAAAATTAACTGGATTTGA
- the LOC113291434 gene encoding uncharacterized protein LOC113291434: MVLKRKQSSGCQNRKKKKKRLESTKSLVGSFDKFLIRNQPAIENKGDEDNATDDNGKNEGNGDDGAADNGLNEGNGDDGAADNSMNEGNGDDGVADNGMNEGNENEGDADNSMNEGNVNDGDADNGMNDINENDRRGDNVNKTVGTNEVGNYCEELSHIDMFDPANWNTIDKKLVDFLVEKGLVRIDNIKFPRDSKGDHFSSTYYFRRMSNFEKQERRWLVYSTSLDKVFCFCCKLFKKRETNYQLCESGFNDWNNLSGRLSTHENSGEHAVCMFNWLELELRLRKEKTIDKRIQEQINREKIHYKDVLERMMDDILFLAKNGLAFRGDSEKIYTKNNGNFLSFIEVLAKYDPVLKYHLESIEKNEMRYHYLSHKIQNELISMLADETRKLILKKIHEAKYFSIILDCTPDVSRREQMSIIIRCVDV; this comes from the coding sequence ATGGTTCTGAAAAGAAAGCAATCTTCTGGAtgtcaaaataggaagaaaaagaaaaagagattggaATCTACTAAATCTCTAGTAGGTTCTTTTGATAAGTTTTTGATTAGGAATCAACCAGCAATTGAGAATAAGGGCGATGAGGATAATGCTACAGATGATAATGGTAAGAATGAGGGGAATGGGGATGATGGTGCTGCTGATAATGGTTTAAATGAGGGGAATGGGGATGATGGTGCTGCTGATAATAGTATGAATGAGGGGAATGGAGATGATGGTGTTGCTGATAATGGTATGAATGAGGGCAATGAGAATGAGGGTGATGCTGATAATAGTATGAATGAGGGAAATGTGAATGATGGTGATGCTGATAATGGTATGAATGATATCAATGAGAATGATAGAAGGGGGGATAATGTCAACAAGACGGTAGGAACGAATGAAGTTGGTAATTATTGTGAAGAGTTAAGCCATATAGATATGTTTGATCCGGCTAATTGGAATACAATTGATAAAAAGCTTGTTGATTTTTTGGTAGAGAAGGGTCTAGTGAGAATTGATAATATCAAGTTCCCTAGAGATTCCAAGGGCGATCATTTCTCTAGCACTTATTACTTTCGGAGAATGAGCAATTTtgagaaacaagaaaggagatggcTAGTGTATTCGACATCTTTGGATAAGGTATTCTGTTTTTGTTGTAAATTGTTTAAGAAGAGGGAAACTAATTATCAGTTGTGTGAAAGTGggttcaatgattggaataaccTAAGTGGAAGACTTAGTACTCATGAAAACAGTGGAGAGCATGCTGTTTGTATGTTTAATTGGCTTGAGTTGGAATTACGATTGAGAAAGGAAAAAACCATTGATAAGAGAATACAAGAACAGATCAATAGAGAGAAGATACATTATAAAGATGTTTTGGAGAGGATGATGGACGACATCTTGTTCCTAGCGAAGAATGGTTTAGCATTTCGTGGGGATAGTGAgaaaatttatacaaaaaataatGGAAACTTCTTAAGTTTCATAGAGGTACTTGCAAAATATGATCCCGTGTTAAAGTATCACTTGGAGAGTATCGAAAAGAATGAAATGCGGTATCATTATCTTAGCCACAAAATTCAGAATGAACTGATTTCAATGCTTGCTGATGAGACGCGAAAGCTTATTCTGAAAAAAATCCACGAGGCGAAATACTTCTCAATTATTCTTGATTGTACTCCGGATGTTTCTCGCAGGGAACAAATGTCCATTATAATCAGATGCGTAGATGTTTAA
- the LOC113291435 gene encoding uncharacterized protein LOC113291435 — MHGDQADLWVQNSIQPQGRGIWKGIQKQKYIIEANTDAEIEDGKSIKFWWDKWKIEMPLKERFPRIYKIALHKNATLRDMVTNGSWNCQMKRNLNNEELIEITELLHLLAEPPVFTKEEDSIQWRGTYRFSTKNCYNWLIEIADTPSSQVP; from the coding sequence ATGCATGGAGATCAAGCAGATTTATGGGTCCAGAACTCAATTCAGCCACAAGGAAGGGGGATATGGAAAGGAATTCAAAAACAGAAGTACATTATTGAAGCTAACACTGATGCCGAGATTGAAGATGGGAAATCaattaaattttggtgggacaaATGGAAGATAGAGATGCCACTTAAAGAGAGATTTCCAAGAATATATAAGATTGCTCTACACAAAAATGCTACACTCAGAGATATGGTGACAAATGGCTCTTGGAATTGCCAGATGAAAAGAAACTTAAACAATGAAGAACTTATAGAGATTACAGAACTATTACACTTGCTTGCAGAACCCCCAGttttcacaaaagaagaagattcaATTCAATGGAGAGGCACATATAGATTCTCCACAAAAAACTGTTATAACTGGTTGATTGAAATAGCAGACACCCCCTCCTCTCAAGTTCCTTAA